The following proteins are co-located in the Robbsia betulipollinis genome:
- the arsC gene encoding arsenate reductase (glutaredoxin) (This arsenate reductase requires both glutathione and glutaredoxin to convert arsenate to arsenite, after which the efflux transporter formed by ArsA and ArsB can extrude the arsenite from the cell, providing resistance.), which yields MEVTIYHNPNCGNSRDTLALLLGAGISPRVVEYLETPPSRAVLADMIARAGLSVRDAIRQKEPRYMAGGLDDPALEDAALLDAMLRDPILINRPFVVTPLGVRLCRPPAIVHEILPLR from the coding sequence ATGGAAGTGACGATCTATCACAATCCGAACTGCGGCAACTCGCGCGACACGCTGGCCCTGCTCCTCGGTGCGGGAATCTCGCCTCGCGTGGTCGAGTATCTTGAAACCCCGCCGTCACGTGCCGTGCTCGCCGATATGATCGCCAGGGCGGGGCTGTCGGTGCGCGACGCGATCCGGCAAAAGGAGCCGCGCTACATGGCAGGCGGCCTGGACGATCCCGCGCTGGAGGATGCCGCCTTGCTCGACGCGATGCTGCGCGATCCGATCCTCATCAACCGGCCATTCGTCGTCACGCCATTGGGCGTGCGCCTGTGCCGGCCACCCGCGATCGTGCACGAGATCCTGCCGCTACGGTAG
- a CDS encoding SDR family oxidoreductase, whose translation MRLFLTGATGFIGSALVPELLGAGHQVIGMARSDAGARALTDAGAEVHRGTLEDPESLTRGAAKADGVIHTAFDHDFSKFAENCEKDRRAIAALGVALAGSDRPLLITSGTGMGAGGSGGLATEDVFHGDHPHPRSASEQAGNALLAAGINVSVVRLPQVHNPFKQGLITPLIALARDKGVSAYVGEGHNRWSAGHLLDAVRLYRLAVEKGERGARYHAVGEEGVSSRDIAESIGRGLNVPAVSVAPQDAAAHFGWLSMFVGMDMPASSALTQARLGWRPAGPTLIADLDEARYV comes from the coding sequence ATGCGACTGTTTCTTACCGGTGCGACGGGCTTTATCGGTTCCGCGCTCGTTCCCGAACTCCTGGGCGCGGGTCACCAGGTGATCGGCATGGCACGCTCGGACGCCGGCGCGCGCGCCCTGACCGACGCGGGCGCCGAGGTGCATCGCGGCACCCTCGAGGATCCCGAAAGTCTGACCCGTGGCGCGGCGAAGGCGGATGGCGTCATCCACACCGCCTTCGACCACGACTTTTCGAAATTCGCGGAGAACTGCGAGAAGGACCGACGCGCCATCGCGGCGCTCGGTGTCGCGCTTGCCGGGTCCGACCGTCCCTTGCTGATCACATCCGGGACCGGAATGGGTGCCGGCGGGTCCGGTGGGTTGGCGACCGAGGATGTCTTCCACGGCGATCACCCTCATCCGCGCAGTGCCTCCGAGCAGGCGGGAAACGCGCTGCTGGCCGCGGGCATCAACGTCTCGGTGGTGCGATTGCCCCAGGTTCACAACCCGTTCAAGCAAGGCCTCATCACGCCTCTCATCGCGCTGGCCCGCGACAAAGGGGTGTCGGCCTATGTGGGCGAAGGCCACAACCGCTGGTCCGCGGGCCATCTGCTCGACGCGGTGCGCCTTTACCGGCTGGCGGTGGAAAAGGGGGAACGCGGAGCGCGCTATCACGCGGTGGGCGAGGAGGGCGTGAGCAGCCGCGACATCGCCGAGTCGATCGGCCGGGGTCTGAACGTGCCGGCCGTATCGGTGGCGCCGCAGGACGCGGCGGCGCACTTCGGATGGCTGTCGATGTTCGTCGGAATGGATATGCCGGCCTCCAGCGCGCTGACGCAGGCCCGCTTGGGGTGGCGGCCTGCCGGACCGACGTTGATCGCCGACCTCGACGAGGCGCGTTACGTTTAG
- a CDS encoding helix-turn-helix transcriptional regulator, translated as MSNEMVGSLGTFLKSRRTGLDPATFGLSGRRRTPGLRREEVAQRASISPTWYTWLEQGRGGAPSAAVLNRIAGALMLTESEREHLFLLGLGRPPDVRRKPVDGVNPRLQRLLDSLRTSPAIIKTATWDVVAWNRAATVVLTDYGTLPADRRNVLRFLFCHPEVRARQHDWEAVARFVVGTFRADAARAGLSSEAGNLVSELCSASPEFAALWQDNEVLRPADGDGVKRLRHPELGAIDLEYSAFAVDGRPDLGLIVYTPLDPAIAERIGALAERARPAPARAPLP; from the coding sequence ATGTCGAACGAGATGGTCGGTTCCCTCGGTACTTTCCTGAAAAGCCGTCGCACCGGGCTCGATCCCGCGACCTTCGGTCTGAGCGGACGCCGAAGAACGCCGGGACTGCGCCGGGAAGAGGTCGCGCAGCGCGCCAGCATCAGCCCGACCTGGTACACCTGGCTGGAGCAGGGGCGCGGCGGCGCGCCGTCGGCGGCGGTTCTGAACCGGATCGCCGGCGCGTTGATGCTGACCGAGTCCGAGCGCGAGCACCTGTTCCTACTGGGCCTCGGGCGGCCGCCCGACGTTCGCCGCAAACCGGTCGATGGCGTCAATCCGCGCCTCCAGCGTCTGCTCGATTCGCTGCGCACGAGTCCGGCGATCATCAAGACCGCGACCTGGGATGTGGTCGCCTGGAACCGGGCGGCCACCGTCGTGCTGACCGACTACGGCACGCTGCCCGCGGATCGGCGCAATGTTTTGCGTTTTCTGTTCTGCCACCCCGAGGTTCGCGCGCGGCAGCACGATTGGGAAGCGGTGGCGCGTTTCGTCGTGGGCACTTTCCGGGCCGATGCGGCACGCGCGGGCCTGAGTTCCGAGGCCGGCAACCTGGTGAGCGAACTTTGTTCCGCCAGCCCGGAGTTCGCGGCATTGTGGCAAGACAACGAGGTACTGCGTCCGGCCGACGGGGACGGCGTGAAGCGGCTGCGCCACCCCGAACTGGGTGCCATCGATCTGGAGTATTCGGCATTCGCCGTCGACGGTCGGCCGGATCTGGGTTTGATCGTCTATACGCCGCTGGACCCGGCGATCGCCGAACGAATCGGTGCGCTTGCCGAGCGTGCGCGACCCGCTCCGGCGCGGGCCCCGCTACCGTAG
- a CDS encoding DeoR/GlpR family DNA-binding transcription regulator, whose translation MKVAQRHQAILDLLEGCDANVERLSAALCVSEVTIRRDLNTLARERRLVRTYGGAAALMGGYEPEVSLEGRKAAQQEEKAALALAAVAHIKPGDSIMLDGGTTCAAFARRLTAIPNLHVITGNLLVVGTLAAAEGVRITLLGGELRTTSMSTLGPLAVLALDRLSIDTAFLSADGVLASHGLCEATAEQAYLKERIIERTSEVIVLADASKLGRARQHHWTPLTRSWRLMTTALSSAEQLAPFRAMSRISVEVVPIAP comes from the coding sequence ATGAAAGTAGCACAACGGCACCAGGCCATACTCGATCTCCTGGAGGGGTGCGACGCCAACGTTGAACGGCTGAGTGCCGCCTTGTGCGTTTCCGAAGTGACCATACGGCGCGATCTCAACACACTGGCCCGTGAGCGGCGCCTGGTGCGCACCTATGGCGGTGCGGCCGCCCTGATGGGGGGTTATGAGCCGGAGGTCTCGCTTGAAGGGCGAAAGGCGGCGCAGCAGGAAGAGAAAGCCGCGCTTGCGCTCGCGGCGGTTGCCCACATCAAGCCGGGCGACAGCATCATGCTTGACGGGGGCACCACTTGCGCCGCCTTTGCTCGCCGGCTGACCGCCATACCGAATCTGCACGTGATCACCGGCAACCTGCTCGTGGTCGGAACGTTAGCGGCGGCGGAAGGCGTCCGAATCACATTGCTGGGCGGTGAACTGCGCACGACCAGCATGAGCACGCTGGGACCGCTTGCCGTGCTGGCGCTCGATCGTCTCAGCATCGACACCGCGTTTCTCAGCGCGGACGGCGTGCTCGCATCCCACGGCCTGTGCGAGGCCACCGCCGAACAAGCCTATCTCAAAGAGCGCATCATCGAGCGCACATCCGAGGTCATCGTCCTGGCGGATGCAAGCAAGCTGGGGCGGGCCCGGCAGCATCACTGGACACCGTTGACGCGCAGCTGGCGGCTGATGACGACCGCGCTCTCCAGCGCGGAGCAATTGGCCCCTTTTCGCGCGATGTCCCGCATCAGCGTCGAAGTGGTGCCGATCGCTCCCTGA
- a CDS encoding 2-keto-3-deoxygluconate permease, which yields MAQIPIKRAIERVPGGMMIVPLLLGSLVATFLPGMPKFFGSFTSALFTGALPILAVFYVCMGASIDIKATPYLLKKGGVLFATKIATAVVAGIVLGHVLGENPVAGGLFAGISTLAVVAALNDTNGGLYMALMGQYGKSEDVGAYTIMSLESGPFLTMVTLGVAGLSAFPWPTLVGSILPLALGMLLGNLDREMRKFLAQAVPVMIPFFALALGAGLDLHKVWQAGLLGLAMGVGVVIVSGVPLYIADRLSGGTGVAGVAAANTAGNAAAVPALIAAANPVYSEAAKSATLLVAACVVISSIISPILTAAVAKRANERAARRISATTETS from the coding sequence ATGGCCCAGATTCCCATCAAACGTGCCATTGAGCGCGTTCCCGGCGGCATGATGATCGTGCCTTTGCTGTTAGGTTCGCTGGTCGCCACGTTTTTGCCGGGCATGCCGAAGTTTTTCGGTTCCTTCACGAGTGCGCTTTTTACGGGCGCCCTGCCCATCCTGGCCGTGTTCTATGTGTGCATGGGAGCGAGCATCGATATCAAGGCGACCCCCTACCTGCTGAAAAAAGGTGGCGTCCTGTTCGCAACGAAAATTGCAACCGCCGTCGTCGCGGGTATCGTCCTGGGCCATGTCCTGGGGGAAAATCCGGTGGCCGGCGGATTGTTCGCGGGCATCTCGACCCTGGCGGTCGTGGCCGCGCTGAACGATACGAACGGTGGCCTCTACATGGCGCTGATGGGTCAGTACGGCAAGTCGGAGGATGTGGGCGCCTACACGATCATGTCGCTGGAGTCGGGGCCGTTTCTGACCATGGTCACGCTGGGCGTGGCCGGCCTCTCCGCATTTCCGTGGCCGACGCTCGTGGGCAGTATCCTGCCGCTGGCCTTGGGTATGCTGCTGGGAAACCTGGACCGCGAGATGCGCAAATTCCTGGCGCAGGCGGTGCCGGTCATGATTCCCTTTTTCGCGCTGGCGTTGGGTGCCGGCCTGGATCTGCACAAGGTATGGCAAGCGGGCTTGCTGGGTCTGGCAATGGGCGTGGGCGTCGTCATCGTGAGTGGCGTCCCGTTGTATATCGCCGACCGTCTTTCGGGAGGAACAGGCGTCGCGGGCGTGGCGGCGGCCAACACCGCCGGCAATGCCGCGGCGGTTCCCGCGCTGATTGCGGCGGCGAATCCCGTTTATAGCGAGGCAGCGAAAAGTGCGACGCTGCTGGTTGCCGCTTGCGTGGTGATTTCTTCGATCATTTCGCCCATCCTGACGGCGGCCGTCGCCAAGCGGGCCAACGAACGCGCCGCCCGCCGCATTTCCGCGACGACGGAGACGAGCTGA
- the pdxA gene encoding 4-hydroxythreonine-4-phosphate dehydrogenase PdxA has product MSVTDLLIIADDLSGAADCAVAFATKGRRTVVVLDAERIPSRARQHEDLENPEGPAADERFDRGTDVIAADIDTRRLTAERAGQRAQAIYQTLGGAARRLCKKIDSTLRGNWAAEVAALHPLAGLAIVAPAFPATGRVVVEGEVLVHGVPLEQTDTWQLEHAGLPANVSLMLANAGLRTARIDIETLRGHAMLASLEAALSDGVQAVIVDAQTSDDLARLARLTCDWRVPHFWVGSGGLARELADLPETSGLFSRPASLCVPDDADEHRPVGGATLALVGSLSAVCEKQCTMLRERAGMPEWTVPPVVLRDRETHPEWAAWQARIAAHLNAAQDLLLRIGRDVSFDPAEGAVLSAGLARLVAPSFGVLGGIILTGGETARAMLVEAGVARLELIDEVEAGVAVARPASPHPARPWIVTKAGAFGTEHALYGAYRYLKKMKTTAAAGHLVTNNTTHGTEPTMSDYLPVIGITMGDATGVGPEVVVKSLTHASVYAQCRPLVIGDARRLERAIEITGAAVRVHRIHAVEEALFQPGVIECIDLDLIPADLPFGALSPIAGDAAYRFIAKAVELAQAEKIDAICTAPLNKEALHAGGHKYPGHTEMLAHLTGVDEVSMMLVAPQLRVIHVTTHIGIIDAIKRIEPGLVRRTIERGNATLIKSGIAKPRIGVCGINPHAGENGLFGYGEEEEKIIPAVKALQAEGIDVTGPLPADTLFFRAGRGDFDLVVAMYHDQGHGPVKVLGLEAGVNVTVGLQVVRTSVDHGTAFDIAGKGIADEGSMLEALRQGAELATRRA; this is encoded by the coding sequence ATGTCCGTGACAGATCTGTTGATCATTGCCGACGACTTGTCCGGTGCGGCGGATTGTGCGGTCGCCTTCGCAACAAAAGGACGACGCACCGTCGTCGTGCTGGACGCGGAGCGCATCCCGTCGCGCGCCCGGCAGCACGAGGACCTTGAAAATCCCGAAGGGCCTGCCGCCGACGAGCGATTCGATCGGGGAACCGACGTTATCGCCGCCGACATCGATACGCGGCGTCTGACCGCGGAACGCGCGGGACAACGTGCCCAGGCGATCTATCAAACGCTTGGCGGCGCGGCGCGGCGTCTTTGCAAGAAGATCGACTCGACCTTGCGCGGAAATTGGGCGGCCGAGGTCGCCGCCCTGCACCCGCTGGCTGGCCTGGCTATCGTGGCGCCCGCATTTCCGGCGACCGGCCGTGTCGTGGTGGAGGGTGAGGTGCTGGTACATGGAGTCCCGCTCGAACAGACGGATACGTGGCAACTCGAACATGCCGGCTTGCCCGCCAACGTGTCCTTGATGCTGGCGAACGCCGGTCTGCGCACCGCCCGCATCGACATAGAGACATTGCGTGGGCATGCCATGCTCGCGTCACTGGAAGCAGCGCTGTCCGATGGCGTGCAGGCGGTGATCGTGGACGCACAGACCAGCGACGACCTGGCCCGGCTCGCGAGATTGACCTGCGATTGGCGTGTGCCGCACTTCTGGGTCGGCTCCGGCGGCCTAGCGCGCGAACTGGCCGACCTGCCCGAAACGTCCGGCTTGTTCTCCCGCCCCGCCTCTCTTTGCGTTCCCGACGATGCGGACGAGCATCGCCCTGTGGGCGGTGCAACGCTGGCGCTCGTGGGCAGCCTGTCGGCGGTCTGTGAAAAACAATGTACGATGCTTCGCGAACGCGCCGGCATGCCGGAATGGACCGTGCCTCCGGTGGTGCTGCGCGACAGGGAGACACATCCTGAATGGGCCGCCTGGCAAGCGCGAATTGCCGCCCATCTGAACGCTGCTCAGGATTTGTTGCTGCGCATCGGACGCGATGTGTCCTTCGACCCGGCGGAGGGTGCGGTGTTGTCCGCTGGTCTCGCGCGGCTGGTCGCCCCCTCTTTCGGAGTTTTGGGCGGCATTATCCTGACTGGCGGCGAAACCGCGCGCGCGATGCTCGTGGAGGCGGGTGTCGCGCGGCTCGAACTCATCGACGAGGTCGAGGCCGGCGTGGCCGTGGCCCGGCCGGCTTCGCCCCACCCCGCACGCCCATGGATCGTGACAAAGGCAGGTGCATTCGGCACCGAGCACGCGTTATATGGCGCTTACCGATATTTAAAGAAGATGAAGACAACGGCTGCGGCCGGCCATCTCGTTACCAACAACACCACTCACGGAACAGAACCTACTATGAGCGATTATCTCCCCGTCATTGGCATTACCATGGGCGACGCAACGGGCGTCGGTCCGGAGGTGGTCGTCAAAAGTCTGACCCATGCCAGCGTGTATGCTCAGTGCCGTCCGTTGGTGATCGGCGATGCCCGACGCCTGGAGCGCGCAATCGAGATCACGGGCGCGGCGGTTCGCGTGCATCGCATCCATGCCGTCGAGGAAGCGCTGTTTCAGCCCGGGGTCATCGAGTGCATCGATCTGGACCTCATTCCCGCCGACCTCCCGTTTGGCGCCCTGTCTCCGATCGCCGGTGATGCTGCCTATCGATTCATTGCGAAAGCCGTGGAACTTGCCCAGGCGGAGAAGATCGACGCGATCTGCACGGCGCCGCTGAACAAGGAAGCCCTGCATGCCGGCGGTCACAAATACCCGGGACATACGGAGATGCTTGCGCATCTCACGGGCGTGGACGAAGTGTCGATGATGCTGGTGGCGCCACAGTTGCGCGTGATTCATGTCACCACGCATATCGGTATCATCGACGCGATCAAAAGGATCGAACCTGGCCTGGTGCGCCGCACCATCGAGCGCGGCAATGCGACGCTGATCAAGTCCGGCATCGCCAAGCCGAGAATCGGCGTGTGCGGGATCAACCCGCACGCCGGCGAGAATGGCCTCTTCGGCTATGGCGAGGAAGAGGAAAAGATCATTCCGGCGGTCAAGGCATTGCAGGCGGAAGGGATCGATGTGACGGGGCCGCTTCCTGCGGACACCTTGTTCTTCCGCGCCGGGCGGGGCGATTTCGATCTGGTGGTGGCGATGTATCACGACCAGGGTCACGGACCTGTTAAAGTATTGGGCCTTGAAGCGGGTGTCAATGTGACGGTCGGACTTCAGGTAGTGAGAACTTCCGTGGATCATGGCACTGCGTTCGATATCGCCGGCAAGGGCATCGCCGACGAGGGCAGCATGCTGGAAGCATTGCGGCAGGGCGCGGAACTCGCCACCCGCCGGGCTTAA
- a CDS encoding MFS transporter, which produces MFSWYREVSRTERRTFWACFGGWALDALDVQMFSLVIPAIIAEWGISKTDAGLVSAVTLIASAMGGWICGAAADRYGRVRVLQITVIWFSLFTLLSAFSQNFPQFIVLKALQGFGFGGEWAAGAVLMAETIRNQHRGKAMGAVQSAWAVGWAAAVLLYTVVFSTMSPQLGWRFMFALGILPGLLVIYVRRNVPEPLRESTVRAIQEDRPSIRKIPLLSIFAPDVLRMTLIGGLLGVGAHGGYAALTTWLPTFLKTERHLSVLGTGGYLAVIIFAFFCGCLAASQLLDRIGRRGTILFFAVCCVITVLVYIFLPLSNAAMLVLGFPLGFFAAGIPASMGALFNELYPQGTRGTGVGFCYNFGRVVSAGFPVMVGHLAAKHSLGFAIGVDAAFAYAIVVISVLLLPETSGRVLTEETAA; this is translated from the coding sequence ATGTTTTCCTGGTATCGAGAGGTTTCTCGGACGGAGCGCCGCACCTTTTGGGCCTGCTTCGGTGGGTGGGCATTGGACGCGCTCGACGTGCAGATGTTCAGTCTGGTCATTCCGGCGATCATAGCGGAGTGGGGCATCAGTAAGACCGACGCGGGCCTGGTAAGCGCGGTGACCCTGATCGCGTCCGCGATGGGTGGCTGGATTTGTGGCGCGGCGGCGGACCGTTACGGCCGGGTCAGGGTATTGCAAATCACGGTCATCTGGTTTTCGTTGTTCACCTTGCTTTCCGCTTTCTCGCAAAATTTTCCGCAATTCATCGTCCTCAAGGCGCTCCAGGGCTTCGGTTTCGGCGGCGAGTGGGCGGCAGGTGCCGTGTTGATGGCCGAGACCATTCGGAATCAACATCGCGGGAAAGCGATGGGAGCCGTGCAGAGCGCATGGGCCGTCGGTTGGGCGGCGGCAGTGCTGCTTTATACGGTGGTATTTTCGACGATGTCGCCGCAGTTGGGTTGGCGGTTCATGTTCGCGCTGGGTATTCTGCCCGGACTGCTGGTGATCTACGTCCGGCGCAACGTCCCGGAGCCGCTTCGCGAATCCACGGTGCGCGCCATTCAGGAAGATCGTCCATCCATCAGGAAAATCCCGCTATTGTCCATTTTCGCACCCGATGTGCTGCGCATGACATTGATTGGCGGTCTGTTGGGCGTGGGCGCACATGGTGGCTACGCTGCCTTGACGACGTGGTTGCCCACTTTCTTGAAAACCGAACGTCACTTATCCGTGTTGGGGACCGGCGGCTATCTGGCGGTCATCATTTTCGCGTTCTTCTGCGGATGTCTGGCCGCATCGCAGTTGCTTGACCGGATAGGCCGCCGTGGGACCATTTTGTTTTTCGCGGTATGCTGCGTCATCACCGTGCTGGTGTATATCTTCCTGCCGCTTTCCAACGCGGCGATGCTGGTGTTGGGATTCCCGCTGGGATTCTTCGCCGCCGGCATTCCCGCGAGCATGGGGGCGTTGTTCAACGAGTTGTATCCACAAGGCACACGGGGAACCGGCGTGGGATTTTGTTATAACTTCGGACGCGTCGTGTCCGCCGGATTTCCCGTCATGGTCGGACACCTGGCCGCCAAGCATTCCCTGGGATTCGCCATTGGCGTGGACGCCGCTTTTGCCTATGCGATCGTCGTGATCTCCGTGTTGCTGTTACCGGAAACGAGCGGACGCGTGCTGACCGAAGAGACGGCGGCGTAG
- a CDS encoding SDR family NAD(P)-dependent oxidoreductase, whose protein sequence is MNSKKIALVTGASGGLGSAFAEDLARRGYALVLTARKADAMAALAERIRASQGVEVVVQPADLSQAEGVKELTAALDASGLSPTVVVNNAGFGLHARFAEQDADRVASMLRLNILALTELTRFYGQRMMAAEGGHILLVASVVAHMPAPLLAAYGASKAYVLSLGEALHVELAPKVGVTVLSPGYMETGFDAASGFQPTPATRRTALLPAKVAVIGLDALFKGQPAVIAGNANKLIATIGKLLPRTLVARRFYKATAGRYRGH, encoded by the coding sequence ATGAATTCAAAGAAGATCGCGCTCGTCACGGGCGCGTCGGGCGGGCTGGGAAGCGCTTTCGCCGAGGACCTGGCCCGGCGGGGCTACGCTCTGGTTTTAACGGCACGCAAAGCGGACGCCATGGCGGCGCTGGCCGAACGGATCCGCGCCAGCCAGGGCGTCGAAGTTGTCGTGCAACCTGCCGACCTGTCCCAAGCCGAAGGCGTGAAGGAACTGACCGCGGCCCTCGATGCCAGCGGACTCTCGCCCACGGTCGTCGTGAACAACGCGGGCTTCGGTCTCCACGCGCGTTTCGCGGAACAGGACGCCGACCGCGTGGCATCGATGCTGCGACTGAACATCCTCGCGCTGACCGAACTGACCCGCTTCTACGGGCAGCGCATGATGGCGGCGGAGGGCGGGCATATCCTGCTGGTGGCCAGCGTCGTCGCGCATATGCCCGCGCCGCTGCTGGCCGCCTATGGGGCATCGAAGGCCTATGTCCTGTCGTTGGGTGAAGCGCTCCATGTGGAGCTTGCGCCGAAAGTCGGCGTGACGGTCCTGTCGCCGGGTTATATGGAAACCGGCTTCGACGCGGCCTCGGGGTTCCAGCCGACGCCGGCGACGCGGCGTACGGCCCTCCTCCCAGCGAAGGTGGCCGTGATCGGGCTGGACGCCTTGTTCAAAGGCCAGCCTGCCGTGATCGCAGGCAACGCGAACAAGCTCATCGCGACCATCGGCAAACTTCTTCCACGCACGCTGGTGGCGCGGCGGTTTTATAAGGCCACCGCCGGGCGGTATCGCGGGCATTGA
- a CDS encoding GntR family transcriptional regulator: MDRRLPRYQLLRDQLAARIAALEWRFDEPLPTEQELAASYGLAVGTVRKAIDVLEKEGALSRFQGRGTFIRRANFDRSLLRFFRFLDARGRRQIPQGKIQSRKTKRPPAHVANALGIEAGIAALQLKRLRLIDAKPLVSEEIWLPLSRFGKLEKLPIDDFGNLLYPLYESLCGQVVARASERLTIDLANDSDIETLKLQDAGSVVVIERIAYGLDGSALEWRISRGNPGHFSYTVDIR; encoded by the coding sequence ATGGACCGACGCCTGCCGCGATATCAGTTGTTGCGCGATCAGCTCGCCGCACGCATTGCTGCGCTGGAATGGCGTTTCGATGAGCCGTTGCCGACCGAACAGGAACTGGCCGCGTCGTACGGGCTGGCTGTGGGAACCGTGCGAAAGGCGATCGACGTATTGGAGAAAGAAGGCGCGCTGAGCCGATTTCAGGGCCGGGGTACCTTCATACGACGAGCGAATTTCGATCGGTCCTTGCTGCGGTTTTTCCGGTTTCTCGATGCCAGAGGACGACGGCAGATTCCGCAGGGCAAAATCCAGTCCAGGAAAACGAAACGTCCCCCCGCCCATGTGGCGAACGCGCTGGGAATCGAAGCCGGCATTGCGGCGCTTCAGTTGAAACGCTTGCGCCTGATAGACGCGAAGCCGCTGGTCAGCGAAGAGATCTGGCTGCCGCTCAGCCGTTTCGGGAAACTGGAAAAACTGCCCATCGACGATTTCGGAAACCTGCTTTATCCATTGTATGAGTCGCTTTGCGGTCAGGTGGTGGCACGGGCGAGCGAGCGCCTCACCATCGATCTGGCGAACGACAGCGATATCGAAACGTTGAAATTGCAGGATGCGGGATCGGTCGTGGTCATAGAAAGAATTGCCTATGGACTCGACGGGTCCGCATTGGAGTGGCGGATATCACGTGGCAATCCCGGTCATTTTTCATACACGGTCGATATCCGGTAG
- a CDS encoding alpha/beta hydrolase family protein has translation MAAPASDRCLWQSAGQHIAVSRTNNGTILRHRNEEGTRELLRVNAHLGDVRFGKAFDLRYTMSSGREASMSCVLPPDWAAKERHPAVMFVYPGIERKTAVGEPHLVDGPYFIYNKHLFAAHGYVVLEPDLPFDENAGGDFIDSLAGVANLIALHEQVDPRCRYKNTDQVAFRFAQMCEHSFHLPGPPWQDPASYIRNSPSFLAENFEAPLLLMHGDLDYISIAQSEAMFMALTGLKKPVEFVRYLGEDHVYVSAPNIRDAFSRIVTWRDRHGSM, from the coding sequence ATGGCCGCGCCCGCATCGGACCGTTGTCTCTGGCAAAGCGCCGGTCAGCATATCGCCGTCTCCCGCACGAACAACGGCACGATCTTGCGCCATCGAAACGAGGAGGGGACGCGCGAACTGCTTCGCGTCAACGCGCACTTGGGCGATGTTCGATTCGGCAAGGCATTCGATCTCAGGTACACGATGTCGAGCGGTCGCGAGGCGTCGATGTCCTGCGTGCTTCCTCCGGACTGGGCGGCCAAGGAACGGCATCCCGCCGTGATGTTCGTTTATCCCGGTATCGAGAGAAAAACCGCTGTCGGCGAACCTCATCTCGTCGATGGGCCCTATTTCATCTACAACAAACATCTGTTCGCCGCGCACGGTTACGTTGTTCTGGAGCCCGATCTCCCCTTCGACGAGAACGCCGGAGGGGACTTCATCGATTCGCTCGCGGGTGTCGCGAACCTGATTGCACTGCATGAGCAGGTCGACCCGCGTTGCCGGTACAAAAATACGGACCAGGTCGCATTTCGGTTCGCGCAGATGTGCGAGCATTCTTTCCATCTGCCAGGGCCGCCTTGGCAGGATCCGGCGTCCTATATCCGTAACAGCCCTTCTTTCCTTGCCGAAAACTTCGAAGCGCCGCTGCTGCTGATGCATGGCGATCTTGACTATATTTCCATCGCGCAATCGGAAGCGATGTTCATGGCGCTGACGGGTCTGAAGAAGCCGGTGGAATTCGTGCGCTATCTTGGCGAGGATCATGTCTACGTCAGCGCCCCGAACATCCGCGACGCATTCAGCCGAATCGTGACGTGGCGTGACCGGCATGGTTCGATGTGA